The genomic region CAGTATGCAACGATGAAAAAGGACAACACTAACTTAGTATCAATGATAGCTAAATCAAGCGTTAAAAGGCAATTAGACAAGATAGACATAGAAATAAACTGGATATGCAAGAATAGAAGAATGGATAAAGATAACATCATAGCTGGAACTAAATTTATACTAGATGGATTAGTAAATGCGGGGATAATTAAAAACGATGGCTGGTCAGAGATAGGAGATATAAATCATAAATTTGATGTAGATAAAAAGGATCCGAGGATAGAAGTGAAATTAAAAGAAATATAGTTTATTATTTTTTAAATTTGCTGGAAAAATTTAACAACAAGGAGTGTTGTATATGACTCTAAGAGATTTAAAGGAAGAAGAAAGACTTTTAATAGTACAAGCTATACCATACTATTCTTTTAAAGAAAAAATAGCTACAACGAAAGAATACGAAGGCAGAGCAAGAGTGGAAGTGATGGACGATATTGTATATACAGAAAAAACAAGGAAGGTGGTATAAATGCCCTTTAAAGAATATCTACCAGGGACAGTTGAACTATATAGTTGGCAAGTAACATATAAGAGCAAGGGGGAAATGTACTACATGAATGTACTTGCAGAAAACGAAGAAGAAGCAAAAACAAAAGTAAGGAAATTATATGAAAACGAAATAGAAATACATGAAATATCTATGAAAGTGAGTTGATGATATGAAATTACTAATACCGCTAACTATTTATCTAACAGTGTTAAATGCTTTATTTTTACTGGATAATCGTAGATTAGAAAATAAAATAACAAAATCTAAAGATAAAGACTCAAAAATATTGTATGAAAAACTATATGAAAAGATAAGTTAATCAGAGAATTAAACGAAGAAAACAAAAGATATAAAAACTTTTATACACAATACTGGGATGAGAGGAACTCAGGACATTAAAAAGGGAGGAAGAATAATGCAAAAAGAACCTTGCAAATATAGATATGGTGGAATTTGTACTAAAGTAGACTCCGTATGGTACGGAAATGAAGTAAATAAGGAAAAATGCGATAAATGTAAACTGTATAAAAAATAAGGGGGATTAAATGAAAGAATGGAGACCCGGAACAGAAGAAGAGTATCCTTGTGAAGTGGTATACAAAATAAATGAAGGAATGTTTTATATGAAAGTAAATGCAGAAGATGAAGAATCAGCAATAGATAAAGTGAGGAAATTTTATAAAGAAGATATAAAAATACATGAAGTAAATTGGAGGTAAACATGGAGATTAAAATAAAATATTTTAGCAAAGATTATCCAAGGTTAGAAAAATTATCGCAAGGGGATTGGATAGATTTAAGAGTAGATAATATAAAAGAATGGGAAAGTAATAGATTCGTATTGACAGGGAAAGACAAAGAGAAGTTAGCAAGTTTACCAATGTTAGAAAGTGTTGTGAAGTATGAAAAAGGCGACATAATCAAATTTGGATTAGGGATAGCAATAGAATTACCAAAGGGCTACGAAGCAGAAATAAGACCTAGAAGTTCTACATTTAAAAATTATGGACTAATACAAACAAATTCAGTAGGAACAATAGATAATAGCTATTGTGGAGATGACGATGAATGGATGATTGAGTTTATAGCAATGAGAAATGGGGCTATCAATAGATTTGACAGGGTATGCCAATTTAGAATATGGAAAAATCAACCTAATTTTAGATTTGAAGAAGTAGACAAGTTGGGGAACAAAGACAGAGGTGGATATGGAACTACGGGAAAATAGGCATAATTTGCTGTTTATGCATTATTAAGAAAAACAAAAAACTGTCAAAGGCAATATTTTAATGGTCGGCCACCTTTCTGACGAGAAAGGAATTTGATAAATATGAATGTATTAAGTTTATTTGACGGTATGAGTGGTGGACAACTAGCATTAGAAAGAGCGAACATAAAATACAATAAATACTTTGCAAGTGAAGTATATGAACCAGCGATAAAAATAACTCAAAAAAATTATCCTAATACAATTCAATTAGGTGACGTTGCTAAAATCGATGAAAACGTATTAAAAAAGCTACCTAAAATTAGTTTATTAATAGGTGGCAGTCCTTGTCAAAACTTATCTATAGCAGTTATAAATAACCCTGAACACAATCAAGGACTAAAAGGCAAAAAATCTAGTTTATTTTATGAGTATATAAGAATTTTGAGATGGTTGAAACAAAACAATAATGAGAATATAAAATTTATGCTTGAGAATGTTGGTAGTATGAAAAACAAAGATAAAGATATAATCACACAAGTATTAAGCGTAGAACCTCTGAAAATAGATAGCAATTTAGTATCTGCTCAAGATAGGAAAAGATATTATTGGACAAATATAAATGTAAAAGAGCTACCAAAAGACAAAGGAATAGCATTAAAAGACATAATGCTTTCTGCTGAAGAGGTAGACAAGTTAGAGAATGGAAGAAGTAAATTTTGGTACGATAAAACATTTGACTATCATGGCAATAACAAAAAAGTAATAGCTACATTACACTTAAAAGGACATGATATATTGAAACGAGTATACAACCCCAATGGCAAATGTGGAACATTAACAGCTTGTCGGGGTGGCAATTTACAAAAGAAGGTCTTTCAGGCTGGTAGATGTAGAAAATTAACACCTATTGAATATGAAAGACTACAAACCGTGCCTGATAATTATACGGAAGGTGTAGCAAATACACATAGATACAATATGCTAGGCGATGGATGGACAGTAGATGTGATAGCACATATTTTTAAACATATTTAGCTGAATATTACAATTAAAACAAAAACAAAGGGAACAAAAATGAGACCTAAAAAACCAGCAATGAGAAGTAGTAAATATGAATTTGAGGAAGTAGAGAGATTAGGAAATAAAAACAGAGGTGGATATGGGAGCACAGGGAGATAAGGAGGATATTGAGATGAATGAATTTAAGGAAGCTATGGAACAAACTGGGAAAATGGAAAAAGCATTCAGTGACTATGGTACAAAAACAGGTATAGATACAGATCTGCTCAAACAATATGAGTATGGTGTAGACAGTCCTATACACTATAATAAAGGGGAATACGAGGTAATAGACGTGATAGAAGATTGGGGATTGAATTTTAATTTAGGTAATGTAATTAAATATATAGCTAGATGCAACCATAAAGGTAATAAAGTAAAAGATTTACAAAAAGCTATATGGTATCTACAAAGAGAAATTACAAGTAAAGGGGAGTAAGTTTGAATAAGTTAAGACAAAAGGTACTAAAAAGAAGTAAGGGGCTATGTGAACTATGTCATAGCTCCTATATGGTACAGGTACACCATATTCTAGGTGGTAGAGGGCGAAGAAAACAACAAGAAAGACTAGAAACGTTAATTTTACTATGCTGGGATTGCCATCA from Tissierellales bacterium harbors:
- a CDS encoding deoxyuridine 5'-triphosphate nucleotidohydrolase; protein product: MEIKIKYFSKDYPRLEKLSQGDWIDLRVDNIKEWESNRFVLTGKDKEKLASLPMLESVVKYEKGDIIKFGLGIAIELPKGYEAEIRPRSSTFKNYGLIQTNSVGTIDNSYCGDDDEWMIEFIAMRNGAINRFDRVCQFRIWKNQPNFRFEEVDKLGNKDRGGYGTTGK
- a CDS encoding DNA cytosine methyltransferase; translated protein: MNVLSLFDGMSGGQLALERANIKYNKYFASEVYEPAIKITQKNYPNTIQLGDVAKIDENVLKKLPKISLLIGGSPCQNLSIAVINNPEHNQGLKGKKSSLFYEYIRILRWLKQNNNENIKFMLENVGSMKNKDKDIITQVLSVEPLKIDSNLVSAQDRKRYYWTNINVKELPKDKGIALKDIMLSAEEVDKLENGRSKFWYDKTFDYHGNNKKVIATLHLKGHDILKRVYNPNGKCGTLTACRGGNLQKKVFQAGRCRKLTPIEYERLQTVPDNYTEGVANTHRYNMLGDGWTVDVIAHIFKHI
- a CDS encoding DUF3310 domain-containing protein, yielding MNEFKEAMEQTGKMEKAFSDYGTKTGIDTDLLKQYEYGVDSPIHYNKGEYEVIDVIEDWGLNFNLGNVIKYIARCNHKGNKVKDLQKAIWYLQREITSKGE